A genomic window from Triticum urartu cultivar G1812 chromosome 7, Tu2.1, whole genome shotgun sequence includes:
- the LOC125518818 gene encoding RING-H2 finger protein ATL39-like, translated as MVPPPPPPPSDQSRLIVVRLVVAFAAFLFAFFLCGCCKGYRNSQARAAAAQPRLLRDLPLRGACAAKPTARLPAFKYNGSVKHNVTGGGEEAATCSVCLGAFQLGETVRLLPACLHLYHVECIDPWLDAHSTCPICRSDADPTAGVGRLPPV; from the coding sequence AtggtgccgccgccgccgccgccgccgtccgatCAAAGTAGGCTCATCGTCGTCCGCTTGGTCGTCGCCTTTGCGGCCTTCCTGTTCGCGTTTTTCCTGTGCGGCTGCTGCAAGGGATATCGAAACAGCCAGGCTCGGGCTGCGGCAGCTCAGCCGCGGCTGCTCCGAGATCTGCCGCTTCGCGGGGCCTGCGCCGCCAAGCCGACGGCCCGCCTCCCGGCGTTCAAGTACAACGGGTCGGTGAAGCACAACGTGACGGGCGGAGGGGAGGAGGCAGCCACGTGCTCGGTGTGCCTCGGCGCGTTCCAGCTCGGGGAGACGGTGCGGCTGCTGCCGGCGTGCCTGCACCTGTACCACGTGGAGTGCATCGACCCGTGGCTGGACGCGCACTCGACGTGCCCGATCTGCCGCTCGGACGCCGACCCGACAGCGGGCGTCGGCCGGCTACCCCCTGTTTAG